The DNA segment GCGCTGTGCATTTTTCCAATCAGGGTGCCCGCACAGGGTGGGTCTAGGCCACGGGTGTAATCCGCGCATTGAAAGGCAGTAGACGCTGTGCGTAGCTCTTCGCCGCCGAAGCGGATCGAAGGTCAAAAGCGCTCGATTTGAACGAATACCCAAAAAGTTGAACAAGCGTTCAATGAATATAGGTTAATGGTATGAAGCCTAAATATCAAATGCGGGGAAAAAGCCCGAACAATAGGGACTCAGCTTTAAAAGCAGTCAAAAGCGGCAGGACAGTAAAAAAATTATTTAGAAGACATAGAAAAGATGCCTCTAAAAATCGCTTCAACGCGAGAAAAAGAGACATCAGCACTCGTTTTTCAAACCCCCTGACGGAAAATTTCTAGTGCAAAAAGTATCGTTTAATCATTTTCCGTTTTGCCGGTTTATGGAAGTTGATTTTTGTAATGTCGCCGTCCACATGTTTGACCAATCTCGGGTTCATCACCGCAAACCACAGTGGCGGGATGTAGGCGAGAACGAACATGCCGAGGTAACCGTTCGGCAGCGTCGGCAGATTGTCGAAATGGCGTAACGACTGATAGCGACGTGTTGGATTTGCGTGGTGATCCGAGTGACGCTGCAAATGGAACGTCGCCCAGTTTGAAAAAATATGATTACTGTTCCAGCTGTGGTGAGGCTGAGTTGGCTCGTAACGACCGTTTTCACGTTTTTTCCGCAGCAGACCGTAATGCTCAATGTAATTTGCCGAAGTGAGTTGGAACATACCCCAAACGGCGATGGCGAGAATAAAGGGCAGAACCGCAACGCCCAGCAAGATGACGGCGGTTCCCCACGCGAACGCAGTGATTAACGCCGGTTGCAAGATCTCATTATTAAGCGACCAAACCGGCTTGTCGGCCTTGTTTAATCGCGTTTTTTCAATGTCCCATGCGCGCAAGAACGCGCCAGGAATTTCGCGCAACGCAAACCCCCAAAGTGTTTCGCCCATGCGTGACGACGCCGGATCGTCCGGTGTTGCAACGTCGCGATGGTGGCCTTTGTTGTGCTCGACAAAAAAGTGACCATAGGCGCAAGGCGCAAGAACGATCTTTGCCAGCCAGCGTTCCATTCGGGCTTTTTTATGGCCTAATTCATGGCCTAGGTTAATGGCGGTGCCCTGCAGCGTGCCGATAACAAGCACGGTGGCGATCATGCCGTGCAGTGGGGCATCCTGGGTACCAATAAACCAAACGCCGAGCGCCCATATTGCCCAAAGCACAGGAACCAGTAAGTAGGTGACATAGCGGTAGTAGCGATCTTGTTCAAGCTGCGCCACAACCTCTTCTGGTGGGTTGTTGGTGTCTTCGCCGAGCACCATGTCCAGAACCGGAATTACCACAAAGTAAAACGCCAGCGGAGCCCACAGCCAGAGCGCATTGCCGGTGACGAAGAACAGGCCGGGGCCGACAAGGGCCAGCATCGGTACGAGAACAGACAAGGCCCATAAATAGCGCTTACGATCGCGGTAGATCTGGCCTGATGGAGTGACAAAGACACCAGCTTGGTTCATGTTATTGTCCTTATAGGGATGGGGGGTACGTTGCCATATTGGCCTTTTCCGCCGGCGTCGGTCACCGCTATAAGTGGCAATTAGTCGTCAAATAGTGCCATCATAATGACTAAAAATGAGCGTAGTACAGGAGACGTATGGCGCTATTGGCAACGGAAAGACTTCGCCCCGCGATACACCCAACCTATGCGCGGTTGGTGTGCGCGCATTTGCGTCAAGAGGGCTTTGATAACGAGACAATTCTGCAGGGTACGCGGTTGCAGTGGGAGCAATTACTGAGCGGGAATCGTTATCTCAGTCTTGAGCAGCTTGCGCGTTTATTGCGGCGCGCCACAGCGCTAACTCGAACGCCGTGGCTGGGCCTGGACATCGGTGGCATTACCTCGGTTTCTGCCCATGGTGCGCTCGGTTACGCCATTGTGTCGGCGCCGAATCTTCGTGTGGTGTTACACACTCTGGCGCGTTTCACCCGCTTGCGTTTTCAGTTGGTGAACGTTGTTATTTCTGAAACGGACGAACATTTTACCGTGAGCATGGAAGAACTGTCAGAGCTTGGCGATGTGCGCGAGTTTATCTACAGCGCGCTGTTGGTCACCTATCTTCAATTGGTCGACACCGTGACCTCTCAGCGCTTACGCAATATTCAGATTGAATTGCCAATATCGCGCCCGCAATGGGCAGACGTTTACCAACAGCGTTGCGGTTGCCCGGTGATGTTTGATGCACCGGCGTTTCGTTTGCAAATGCCGGTGAGCGTACTTGATACGCCTTGCCTCACCGCCGATGCCGGCACCTTTCGCACCGCATTGCGTGATTGCGAAAATCAGTTGCGCCAGCTTGATAACGGTGGCGCGTTGAGTCAGCAGGTGAGTAATTGTTTGCTCAATAGCTCGGATGGCTATCCGGGCCTTGACGAGGTGGCGTCCAGCTTAGCCATGTCGCGACGTACATTGATCCGTAGATTAAAAATCGAAGGCACCAGTTACCAAGAGCTGCTTGACGGAGTGCGGCAAGAATTGGCTGCCTGGTATTTGTTGGAAACCACTGTTGCGGTTGAGCAGATTGCGGAACGACTGGGTTATCAAGACACCTCTAACTTTAGCCGCACCTTTCGGCGCTGGTTTGGTATGACCCCGCACGCTATGCGTAACGGGGACATATAGCGCTGCCCGGTTAGGGGGTTTGGAGCACCGCTTTACTCGAACGCAGGAGTTGGATAATCGAGGCGGCCGAGCCAATCAACATCACAGTAATCAGGCTCGCAGCAAAAAGTTTAGGTTCGCCATCGGCATAAGCCTGCCAGCTCATAGTCGAACGCCAGCTAAACGTTGCGCACAGCAGCAGCGTAGTCAATCCGGCGGCTATCAATGCCGGCCAACGACCGCCCTTCAGCAACCAGAATCCCCACACTGCACTCAGTATTCCAAAGGTAGCACCCGACATTAAAGCCGTTTTGGCTGCAGCCGGATTGGACGCAAATCCAACCAAACCACACACGATCAAAAAAAGTCCGTACCCGATATACCAGCGGCCAATGCTTGTTCTGCTCATGTTTATCCGCTACCGATTAGTGTTGTAAGAAATTGAAGACCGTCTCGTTCGCCAGTCAGTCCGGGATCAGAGAGAGGCCTTACATGTCCCGACTGATGAACGCACACTCCGATCAGGCGAGTGCCATTTCGACAACATGCGCAGCCAATAGTTTCGTATCGATCTTCAATTTTTAGCTCAATGCGAAACGCTACGGCCGTGTGGACGTGGTTTGGCCTGCTAATAGCTTTTCAAGAAGCTCATCTATTTCTTTTTTTAATTCTTTATCGTCAATCCTGTCAGCGCTGATTTTCGCATTTTCAAGACTTTTGATGGCTACGTCAGTTTGGCCTAATTCGATTTGCAATGTCGCCATGGAAAATGCGATGGACGACATATGGTCCTTCAAATCCATATCGACGGCTTTCCCCAGAGCTTTTTCATAGCCAGGCAAAGCGTCTTCTATCTCTTCTTCAAAGTCAGCCAGTGTTTCCCATTGCTCTGGATGATCTTTATCGGTGTTTTCGTTATCTGTACAAACCGCCTTCAACTCTGCATAGAGCGAATTGAAGGCCTCTCTATCATCTTTGTCGGCAGCCTTCATTAGCTTTTCAGCTAACTCATAAACGGACTTGTGTATTTTGGTATTAATCATTACGAACCACCTGCTGCCGATGCTTATTGCCATCAATATCTAGCTGAATTGCTTACTTCTTCAGTGCTTTTGCAAAGCGCAGGTAAGGCAATTTAATGTCGATCTCGCCGAATTTCTCTTTTGCCTGCTCATCGTTTAGAGCCAGCCCTACAATCACGTCCTGACCTGGAACCCAGTTAGCAGGCGTTGCGATACCGGCACCGTCTGTGATCTGGACAGCGTCCAGGGCACGCAAAATTTCCGCAAAGTTGCGACCTACAGCCATGGGGTACGACATGGTCAGACGAACCTTTTTGTCCGGACCAATAATGAACACCGTCCGCACGGTAGCACTGTTGGCAGGCGTGCGATTCTCGGGCAGATAGGCACCGGCTGGCAGCATGTCGTAAAGTTTAGATACCAGCAAAGACGTGTCATCAATAATCGGGAAGTCGGCAGCGGCACCGGAAAACGCTTCGATATCGCGCTTCCATTTCAGGTGTTCTTCAACGTTGTCTACCGATACGCCCATCACCTTGGTATTGCGGCTGGCGAATTCAGGTACCAGCTGAGCAACAGCACCAAATTCGGTGGTGCATACCGGTGTAAAATCCTTTGGGTGTGAAAACAGGATGGCATAGCTGTCACCAATCCACTCGTGAAACGTGATTTTGCCGTCTGTGGAATCCACAGTGAAATCTGGAGCTACATCGTCGATACGAATAGACATAATTGCATTCCTTGGTTGTTGTGACGAAGCAGAGCGACTAAATCGTCGCTCTGCCTGCTTTGGTTAAGCTGCGTCAAATTCAGCGGATGAATACCGCTCGGGTTGATCGTACTGCGAGCCATCCAAAGATGATACCTAGTTTGCATCGCCACGCGGCTTTCTAGGTGTGCTGTTCAAGCGGCACATCGTCGTGCCAGTCCTCCATCGAGTCGTACATCTCGCCTTTGAGGATGTAGTAGGGCGCTTTCTGGTAGATCTTGATGTCGTGAAACGGGTCGGTGAAAATCTTGGCCATCCACACCAGACCTGACTGCACGCCCATCAGTTTGAAAAGATGTACGGTTCTGAACACCACGGCACCCAGACCGACAAACAACCATATCAGTGCGGTGTTGCTGATGAATTCAACCAGATTGGTTGCCGGGGAGAGCAGGCCGAGCAGGTCGGGGTTCAGCAGCAGTGCCACCGGGGTCAGCGCCCAGATCGATAGCAGCACCACCTTGCGGTTGAGGTTGTAGCCCACTTTTACACGTTCCTTGAAATCGTGGCTGGCCTTGTTCACCTCATCGTAAGTCTTCGGCTCAAAGAAGAAGTGACCCGTTTGGCGCAGTGTCATCGCCAGCAGCCAACCAACAAGCGCCGCCGCCGCCGGATGAAAAAACACCAGGCCATAGCTGATCAGAAAACAGCTGGCGCTGAGTAGATGCAAAAACTGGTTGATCCGATTGTGATGATAGTAGCGGTGATCGTCCCACCGTTGTTTTTGTAATTCCTCACGAAATGTCATGGCAGCGTCCTTATACATCAAGTGTTGTAGTGGGTTCTTCGGATCGACTGGAATCGTGCAAGGGCAAAGCTGGCAGCGGGTGGCCTGACAACAGCGCTTCACCCATCCTGACCGGCTGGCCTTCGACGATTCCGGGGCAGAGTTGGTATTGCTCTGAGGCAAAAACAAGGATGGTAGAGCCGTGCTGGAAATAGCCCATTTCCTGGCCTTTGCGCAGCATTGCATTGCACGGAATCACGTTGGCACCCCGGTATTTCAGATCCAGCGGCTCGGCCAGAAAAT comes from the Marinobacter psychrophilus genome and includes:
- a CDS encoding alkane 1-monooxygenase translates to MNQAGVFVTPSGQIYRDRKRYLWALSVLVPMLALVGPGLFFVTGNALWLWAPLAFYFVVIPVLDMVLGEDTNNPPEEVVAQLEQDRYYRYVTYLLVPVLWAIWALGVWFIGTQDAPLHGMIATVLVIGTLQGTAINLGHELGHKKARMERWLAKIVLAPCAYGHFFVEHNKGHHRDVATPDDPASSRMGETLWGFALREIPGAFLRAWDIEKTRLNKADKPVWSLNNEILQPALITAFAWGTAVILLGVAVLPFILAIAVWGMFQLTSANYIEHYGLLRKKRENGRYEPTQPHHSWNSNHIFSNWATFHLQRHSDHHANPTRRYQSLRHFDNLPTLPNGYLGMFVLAYIPPLWFAVMNPRLVKHVDGDITKINFHKPAKRKMIKRYFLH
- a CDS encoding AraC family transcriptional regulator — its product is MALLATERLRPAIHPTYARLVCAHLRQEGFDNETILQGTRLQWEQLLSGNRYLSLEQLARLLRRATALTRTPWLGLDIGGITSVSAHGALGYAIVSAPNLRVVLHTLARFTRLRFQLVNVVISETDEHFTVSMEELSELGDVREFIYSALLVTYLQLVDTVTSQRLRNIQIELPISRPQWADVYQQRCGCPVMFDAPAFRLQMPVSVLDTPCLTADAGTFRTALRDCENQLRQLDNGGALSQQVSNCLLNSSDGYPGLDEVASSLAMSRRTLIRRLKIEGTSYQELLDGVRQELAAWYLLETTVAVEQIAERLGYQDTSNFSRTFRRWFGMTPHAMRNGDI
- a CDS encoding peroxiredoxin, encoding MSIRIDDVAPDFTVDSTDGKITFHEWIGDSYAILFSHPKDFTPVCTTEFGAVAQLVPEFASRNTKVMGVSVDNVEEHLKWKRDIEAFSGAAADFPIIDDTSLLVSKLYDMLPAGAYLPENRTPANSATVRTVFIIGPDKKVRLTMSYPMAVGRNFAEILRALDAVQITDGAGIATPANWVPGQDVIVGLALNDEQAKEKFGEIDIKLPYLRFAKALKK